The Pseudolabrys sp. FHR47 genome contains a region encoding:
- a CDS encoding heme ABC transporter permease: protein MALIDLANPTRFLVLANRVLPWLAAATAIVFAYGLYRVAYAPDDYQQGATVKIMFLHVPSAWLAMMGWGLMTVAALGTLVWRHPLADVAVKAAAPIGAAFTFICLITGSLWGRPMWGTYWVWDARLTSVLVLFLLYLGMLALYWTADDPNRAARAAAILALVGAVNIPIIKFSVDWWNTLHQPASVVRMDGPAIDPTILVPLLVMALAFTLLFFTLHIAAMRNEILRRRVRSMRMMQAASA, encoded by the coding sequence ATGGCCCTGATCGACCTCGCCAACCCGACCCGTTTCCTTGTGCTGGCCAACCGCGTGCTGCCGTGGCTCGCGGCCGCGACCGCGATCGTCTTCGCCTACGGGCTCTATCGCGTCGCCTATGCGCCGGACGACTACCAGCAGGGCGCGACCGTCAAGATCATGTTCCTGCATGTGCCGTCGGCATGGCTGGCGATGATGGGCTGGGGCCTGATGACCGTCGCGGCGCTGGGGACTCTCGTATGGCGGCATCCGCTCGCCGATGTCGCGGTCAAAGCCGCGGCGCCGATCGGTGCCGCCTTCACCTTCATCTGCCTCATCACCGGCTCGCTGTGGGGCCGGCCGATGTGGGGCACCTATTGGGTGTGGGACGCGCGGCTGACCTCGGTGCTGGTGCTGTTCCTGCTCTATCTCGGCATGCTGGCTCTGTACTGGACCGCCGACGATCCGAACCGCGCTGCGCGCGCCGCCGCCATTCTGGCACTGGTCGGCGCCGTCAACATCCCGATCATCAAATTCTCGGTCGACTGGTGGAACACGCTACACCAGCCAGCCTCGGTCGTACGCATGGACGGCCCGGCCATCGACCCGACGATCCTCGTGCCGCTATTGGTGATGGCACTGGCCTTCACGCTGCTGTTCTTCACATTGCACATCGCGGCGATGCGCAACGAAATTCTGCGCCGCCGCGTCCGTTCCATGCGCATGATGCAGGCGGCAAGCGCATGA
- the ccmD gene encoding heme exporter protein CcmD codes for MMALGPHASFIVVAYLATVIVVLGLTVWIVRDYAVQRRILNDLESRGIKRRSQREDRA; via the coding sequence ATGATGGCTCTCGGACCTCACGCGAGCTTCATTGTCGTCGCATATCTTGCGACCGTGATCGTCGTCCTCGGACTGACGGTCTGGATCGTGCGCGACTATGCCGTGCAACGACGCATTCTCAACGACCTCGAAAGCCGCGGCATCAAGCGCCGTTCGCAGCGCGAGGACCGGGCATGA
- a CDS encoding DsbE family thiol:disulfide interchange protein, which translates to MSAVDDNAPPKRSRGLLLALPLAIFVAIAALFYFGLIAGDPSKLPSALIGKPVPPTNLPPLEALAVNGKPVPGLTDDMLKGQVTLVNVWASWCVPCHDEAPLLDALAKDQSYKDKRFAIVGINYKDVAENARRFLNRYGNPFSAVGVDEKGRASIDWGVYGVPETFLVGRDGRIAYKLVGPITPQNLEAVLKPQIEKALQQP; encoded by the coding sequence ATGAGCGCCGTGGACGACAACGCCCCGCCCAAGCGCTCACGCGGTCTGCTGCTGGCTTTGCCGCTCGCGATATTCGTTGCCATCGCCGCGCTGTTCTATTTCGGCCTGATCGCCGGCGATCCGTCGAAGCTGCCATCGGCGCTGATCGGCAAACCCGTGCCGCCAACCAACCTGCCGCCGCTCGAGGCCTTGGCCGTCAATGGCAAACCGGTGCCGGGCCTGACGGACGACATGCTCAAGGGCCAGGTGACTCTGGTGAATGTCTGGGCGTCGTGGTGCGTGCCGTGTCACGACGAAGCGCCGCTGCTCGACGCACTCGCCAAAGATCAAAGCTATAAGGACAAGCGTTTCGCCATCGTCGGCATCAATTACAAGGACGTCGCCGAGAATGCACGGCGCTTCCTCAACCGCTACGGCAATCCCTTTAGCGCCGTCGGCGTCGACGAGAAGGGCCGCGCCTCGATCGACTGGGGCGTCTATGGCGTGCCGGAGACCTTCCTGGTCGGCCGCGACGGCCGCATCGCCTACAAACTGGTCGGCCCGATTACGCCGCAAAATCTCGAGGCCGTGCTCAAGCCGCAGATCGAAAAGGCGCTGCAACAGCCTTAA